A genome region from Macaca nemestrina isolate mMacNem1 chromosome 15, mMacNem.hap1, whole genome shotgun sequence includes the following:
- the LOC105481582 gene encoding sperm flagellar protein 1 produces MASSVDEEALHQLYLWVDNIPLSRPKRNLSRDFSDGVLVAEVIKFYFPKMVEMHNYVPANSLQQKLSNWGHLNRKVLKRLNFSVPDDVMRKIAECAPGVVELVLIPLRQRLEERRRRRKQGTGSLQELAPQDGSGYMDVGLSQKARGEGALDPQGEGQLSGVRPPAPRPPAYNQALQGDPSFVLQIAEKEQELLASQETVQVLQMKVRRLEHLLQLKNVRIEDLSRRLQQAERKQR; encoded by the exons ATGGCGAGCAGCGTGGACGAGGAGGCGCTGCACCAGCTGTACCTGTGGGTAGACAACATACCTCTGTCCCGGCCCAAGCGAAACCTCTCCCGGGACTTTAGTGATGGAG TCCTAGTTGCAGAGGTCATCAAGTTTTACTTCCCCAAGATGGTGGAGATGCACAATTATGTCCCCGCCAACTCTCTCCAGCAGAAACTCAGCAACTGGGGTCATCTGAACAG GAAGGTGCTGAAGAGGCTGAACTTTTCAGTACCGGATGACGTGATGCGCAAGATCGCAGAGTGCGCCCCAGGTGTGGTGGAGCTGGTGCTTATACCGCTGAGGCAGCGCCTGGAGGAGAGGCGCAGGCGCAGGAAGCAGGGCACTGGCTCCTTACAG GAGCTGGCTCCCCAGGATGGCAGTGGCTACATGGATGTGG gtttATCCCAGAAGGCCCGAGGTGAAGGTGCCCTGGACCCCCAGGGAGAGGGTCAGCTCAG CGGGGTACGGCCGCCGGCGCCTCGGCCTCCGGCATATAACCAGGCGTTGCAGGGCGACCCGAGCTTCGTCCTCCAGATCGCTGAAAAGGAGCAGGAGCTGTTGGCCTCGCAGGAGACCGTGCAG GTCCTGCAGATGAAGGTAAGGCGCCTGGAGCACCTGCTCCAGCTCAAGAACGTGCGGATCGAAGACCTCTCCCGGCGGCTCCAGCAGGCAGAGCGGAAGCAGCGGTGA
- the LOC105481581 gene encoding major centromere autoantigen B — MGPKRRQLTFREKSRIIQEVEENPDLRKGEIARRFNIPPSTLSTILKNKRAILASERKYGVASTCRKTNKLSPYDKLEGLLIAWFQQIRAAGLPVKGIILKEKALRIAEELGMDDFTASNGWLDRFRRRHGVVSCSGVARARARNAAPRTPAAPASPAAVPSEGSGGSTTGWRAREEQPPSVAEGYASQDVFSATETSLWYDFLPDQAAGLCGGDGRPRQATQRLSVLLCANADGSEKLPPLVAGKSAKPRAGQAGLPCDYTANSKGGVTTQALAKYLKALDTRMAAESRRVLLLAGRLAAQSLDTSGLRHVQLAFFPPGTVHPLERGVVQQVKGHYRQAMLLKAMAALEGQDRSGLQLGLTEALHFVAAAWQAVEPSDIAACFREAGFGGGPNATITTSLKSEGEEEEEEEEEEEEEEEEEGEGEEEEEEGEEEEEEAGEGEELGEEEEVEEEGDVDDSDEEEEEDEESSSEGLEAEDWAQGVVEAGGSFGGYGTQEEAQCPTLHFLEGGEDSDSDSEEEEDDEEEDDEDDDDDEEDGDEVPVPSFGEAMAYFAMVKRYLTSFPIDDRVQSHILHLEHDLVHVTRKNHARQAGVRGLGHQS; from the coding sequence ATGGGCCCCAAGCGGCGACAGCTGACGTTCCGGGAGAAGTCACGGATCATCCAGGAGGTGGAAGAGAATCCGGACCTGCGCAAGGGCGAGATCGCGCGGCGCTTCAACATCCCGCCGTCCACACTGAGCACGATCCTGAAGAACAAGCGCGCCATCCTGGCGTCGGAGCGCAAGTACGGGGTGGCCTCCACCTGCCGCAAGACCAACAAGCTGTCTCCCTACGACAAGCTCGAGGGCTTGCTCATCGCCTGGTTTCAGCAGATCCGCGCCGCCGGCCTGCCGGTCAAGGGCATCATCCTCAAGGAGAAGGCGCTGCGCATAGCCGAGGAGCTGGGCATGGACGACTTCACCGCCTCCAACGGCTGGCTGGACCGCTTCCGCCGACGCCACGGCGTGGTGTCCTGCAGCGGCGTGGCCCGCGCCCGCGCGCGAAACGCTGCCCCCCGCACCCCGGCGGCGCCTGCCAGCCCGGCCGCGGTGCCCTCGGAGGGCAGTGGCGGGAGCACTACTGGTTGGCGCGCTCGGGAGGAGCAGCCGCCGTCGGTGGCCGAGGGCTACGCCTCGCAGGACGTGTTCAGCGCCACCGAGACCAGTCTATGGTACGACTTTCTGCCCGACCAGGCCGCGGGGCTGTGCGGAGGCGACGGACGGCCGCGTCAAGCCACCCAGCGCCTGAGCGTCCTGCTGTGCGCCAATGCCGATGGCAGCGAGAAGCTGCCCCCGCTGGTGGCCGGCAAGTCGGCCAAGCCTCGCGCAGGCCAAGCCGGCCTGCCCTGCGACTACACCGCCAACTCTAAGGGTGGTGTCACTACCCAGGCCCTGGCCAAGTACTTGAAGGCCCTGGACACCCGAATGGCTGCAGAGTCTCGCCGGGTCCTACTGCTGGCCGGCCGCTTGGCTGCTCAGTCCTTGGACACCTCGGGCCTGCGGCATGTGCAGCTGGCCTTCTTCCCGCCGGGCACCGTGCATCCGCTGGAGAGGGGAGTGGTCCAGCAGGTGAAGGGCCACTACCGCCAGGCCATGCTGCTCAAGGCCATGGCCGCGCTAGAGGGCCAGGATCGCTCAGGCCTGCAGCTGGGTCTCACGGAGGCCCTGCACTTTGTGGCTGCCGCCTGGCAGGCAGTGGAGCCTTCGGACATAGCCGCCTGCTTTCGTGAGGCTGGCTTTGGGGGTGGCCCTAATGCCACCATCACCACTTCCCTCAAGAgcgagggggaggaagaggaagaggaggaggaggaggaagaggaggaggaggaggaggagggtgaaggagaggaagaggaggaggaaggagaggaggaggaggaggaagcaggggaaggagaggaattgggggaggaagaggaggtagaggaggaggGTGATGTTGATGACAGtgatgaagaagaggaggaagatgaggagagCTCCTCTGAGGGCTTGGAGGCTGAGGACTGGGCCCAGGGAGTAGTGGAGGCCGGTGGCAGCTTCGGGGGTTATGGTACCCAGGAGGAGGCCCAGTGCCCTACTCTGCATTTCCTGGAAGGTGGGGAGGACTCTGATTCGGacagtgaggaagaggaggacgatgaggaagaggatgatgaagatgacgatgatgatgaggaggatggTGATGAGGTGCCTGTACCCAGCTTTGGGGAGGCCATGGCTTACTTTGCCATGGTCAAGAGGTACCTGACCTCCTTCCCCATTGACGACCGCGTGCAGAGCCACATCCTCCACTTGGAACATGATCTGGTTCACGTGACCAGGAAGAACCATGCCAGGCAGGCGGGAGTTCGGGGTCTTGGACATCAAAGCTGA